A stretch of the uncultured Cohaesibacter sp. genome encodes the following:
- the recR gene encoding recombination mediator RecR produces the protein MAKSMAGPEIEKLIKLLSRLPGLGPRSARRVALHLIKNRDQLLVPLSAAMAEAVEKVQVCETCGNIDSASPCTICTDHRRDPSLLVVVEDVSDLWALERASVINAGYHVLGGTLSPLDGVGPDDLNIAGLLARTAKGEVKEIILGVNATVEGQTTAHYITDQLQAQAKAMQASDPGFEPVTISQLAHGVPIGGELDYLDEGTLLQAMRSRKAFG, from the coding sequence ATGGCCAAATCCATGGCTGGGCCGGAAATTGAAAAGCTGATCAAACTGCTCTCGCGGCTGCCCGGACTGGGGCCGCGCTCGGCCCGCCGTGTGGCCCTGCATCTGATCAAGAACAGGGATCAACTGCTGGTCCCGCTGTCCGCTGCCATGGCCGAGGCGGTTGAGAAAGTGCAGGTCTGCGAGACCTGCGGCAACATTGACAGCGCCAGCCCTTGCACCATTTGCACCGATCATCGACGCGACCCGTCCCTGCTGGTGGTGGTTGAGGATGTCTCCGATCTCTGGGCACTCGAGCGCGCTTCGGTCATCAATGCGGGCTATCATGTGCTTGGCGGCACCCTGTCGCCCCTTGATGGGGTGGGGCCGGATGATCTCAATATTGCTGGCCTGTTGGCCCGCACCGCCAAGGGTGAAGTCAAGGAAATTATCCTCGGCGTCAATGCCACCGTCGAAGGCCAGACCACGGCCCATTACATCACGGACCAATTGCAGGCACAGGCCAAGGCCATGCAGGCTTCTGATCCGGGCTTTGAGCCGGTGACAATTTCCCAGCTCGCCCATGGGGTCCCCATTGGCGGCGAGCTGGATTATCTCGACGAAGGCACCTTGCTGCAAGCCATGCGAAGCCGCAAGGCGTTTGGCTGA
- a CDS encoding LysE family translocator — MTLSSLLLFAGALFLAAGSPGPSIAALVARVMSRGAGDVLPFLAAMWIGEAIWLSFAVAGLTVIAASYQPLFAAIKWAGCLYLLYLAYKMWTSDAPDREEGALPESRSALGMFFTGLAVTMGNPKIMLFYAALLPTLIDLNAVTMLGWIELLAVMLVTLAVVDIGWVLLADKARRLFRSPKAVSIVNKTGAAAMAAAAAAIANKA; from the coding sequence ATGACCCTGTCTTCCTTGCTGCTTTTTGCCGGTGCACTCTTTTTGGCCGCCGGCTCCCCCGGCCCCAGCATCGCTGCGCTCGTTGCTCGTGTGATGAGCCGTGGTGCTGGTGATGTGCTGCCCTTTCTAGCGGCCATGTGGATTGGCGAGGCAATCTGGCTGTCCTTTGCGGTGGCCGGACTGACAGTCATTGCCGCAAGCTATCAGCCGCTTTTTGCTGCTATTAAATGGGCGGGGTGTCTTTATCTGCTCTATCTTGCCTACAAGATGTGGACGAGCGATGCACCCGACAGGGAAGAAGGGGCTTTGCCCGAAAGCCGCTCGGCTTTGGGCATGTTTTTCACCGGCTTGGCGGTGACCATGGGTAACCCCAAAATCATGCTCTTTTATGCCGCGCTGCTGCCAACCTTGATTGATCTGAATGCCGTGACCATGCTCGGTTGGATCGAATTGCTGGCCGTGATGTTGGTAACCTTGGCCGTGGTGGATATTGGCTGGGTCCTGTTGGCAGACAAGGCACGCCGCCTGTTCCGCAGCCCCAAAGCGGTCTCGATCGTCAACAAGACCGGCGCTGCCGCCATGGCCGCCGCTGCTGCAGCCATTGCCAACAAGGCATGA